The window TCGATCATCTCCCCAGAAGACAAATGTCTTTTCCCAAGGAAAGACATCCCGAAAAGGCTCTTCGGCCAACAGCTCAAACAGTAATCCCGGAGTGGAGCCACCGGACAAGGCCAGCACAAAGCGACCATGCTCCTCAACTGCCTGTTGCGCTCTCTCCAACATGAGCTCGGCCGCAGCCATGCTCACCCCAGCAGCATCTTGAAATACGTAAAAATCAACCATAAATCATACTCCATACACTTCACATCACAAAGCGTGTCCAACCCTCTTCAAAAACAACGACTAATGAATATCCGCCAACCCACCACAAGCCAATGAAAAAGACGACCGGAACGTTAGTTCCGGTCGTCTTTGAGTCGACATTAATGCAGCGAAAAGTGGCCAGTTTGCCGTAGCTGCAAGGCGTGTAGCGTGCAGCGGAGGCTTTCCACCGCAAATGCCACATAACGCAGCAGATGCGGTAAAATCGCCGCTCTTCGCTAGCCGCACTTGGTGTGTCCGCAGGACTTGCAGATGTGGCAGCCTTCTTCGAAGACCAGCACATCGCCGCAATCCGGACACATCTCCTTGTTCAGAGAAGCTCCCTCGGAGTCTACATGCTCGCCCTGCAGGTAACGGGACTCGAACACGTAGGCGATGGCATCCGGGATGGACTTGACCAGCTTCTTCTTCATGAACTTGGGATTCTCGCCACCGATTCCCTTCAGCTGCTTAACGATCTCGCGGACCTCGACGCCGGAGCGCAGGGCCAGAGAGACAAGGCGGCCGATGGCTTCAGCCTTGGCAGTGATGGAACCGCCGGACTTGCCGATGGTGGCAAAGACTTCGAAGGGCTTGCCGTCCATCTCATTCACAGTGAGGAACAATTCGCCAAGACCGGTGCCGATTTTCTGGGTGAAGCCGTAAATGACATCGGGACGATCCTGCACAACGCAGCCGGTATCGTCTTCCTTTTCCTTCTTTTTCTTCTCGTCGTCACCAGTGCACAGGACCTGGGAAATCTTGGAACCGTCGCGGTAGACCGTGACACCCTTGCAGCCGTATTCGTAGGCCTTCCAGTAGATATCCCAGATCTCTTCCTTGGTGGCCTCGTTGGGCAGATTCACGGTCTTGGAGACAGCGTTGTCGGTAAATTTCTGGAAAGCGGCCTGCATCTTGAGATGCCAGATGGGCTCGATATCCATGGCCGTGACAAAGACATGACGCAGTTCGGCGGGCAGGTGATCCATCTTGCGGATGGTGCCAACCTTGGCGATCTCCTCCATGAGCTTGGCGGAGTGGGCGTCGGCTTCCTTGAGAGCGGCCTCGAAGAACGGGTTGGTCTCGATGAGCTTGTCGTTGTCCATGACGTTACGGACGAAGCTCAGCGCGAACAGGGGCTCAACACCGGAGGAGCAGCCTGCGATGATGGACAGGGTTCCGGTGGGCGCAATGGTCGTGGTGGTGGCATTGCGGTAGGGACCGAGGTTTGCCTCACCGAAAATGGAATCCACGTAGGTGGGGAAGGCGCCGCGTTCGCCAGCCAACTGCTTGGAGGCGGAGCGGGCTTCGTCGCGCACGAACTTCATGACGCGCTCGCCCATGTCCACGGCGGTCTGGGAGTTGTAGGGGACCTTGAGCTGGTAAAGCAGGTCTGCCCAACCCATGACGCCGAGACCGATCTTGCGGTTCTTTTCGACAGTCTCGGTGATCTGGGGCAGCGGATAGATGGAAGCGTCGATGACATTGTCCAGGAAGCGGAC of the Pseudodesulfovibrio sp. zrk46 genome contains:
- a CDS encoding vitamin B12-dependent ribonucleotide reductase, which translates into the protein MPKLKMPASLPDPIINENAKIVLQRRYQRKDTEGNVYETTKELFWRVAAAIAEEEGKYKESTYKPAKLAREFYDLMTSYSFLPNSPTLMNAGTNLGQLAACFVLPVEDTIEGIFDAVKHAAMIHKSGGGTGFSFSRLRPKDSVVGSTGGVASGPLSFLKIFNCATEQIKQGGTRRGANMGILRVDHPDIMEFIKAKERDGELNNFNLSIGLTERFMQAVEKKEDYDLIAPHNNEVVGQLNAREVFNILVNKAWESGDPGIVFLDRINRDNPTPKMGEMESTNPCGEQPLLPYEACNLGSINLGKCYLKGKNGHDSEIDWEELKRIVHLAVRFLDNVIDASIYPLPQITETVEKNRKIGLGVMGWADLLYQLKVPYNSQTAVDMGERVMKFVRDEARSASKQLAGERGAFPTYVDSIFGEANLGPYRNATTTTIAPTGTLSIIAGCSSGVEPLFALSFVRNVMDNDKLIETNPFFEAALKEADAHSAKLMEEIAKVGTIRKMDHLPAELRHVFVTAMDIEPIWHLKMQAAFQKFTDNAVSKTVNLPNEATKEEIWDIYWKAYEYGCKGVTVYRDGSKISQVLCTGDDEKKKKEKEDDTGCVVQDRPDVIYGFTQKIGTGLGELFLTVNEMDGKPFEVFATIGKSGGSITAKAEAIGRLVSLALRSGVEVREIVKQLKGIGGENPKFMKKKLVKSIPDAIAYVFESRYLQGEHVDSEGASLNKEMCPDCGDVLVFEEGCHICKSCGHTKCG